TAGAGGATGTTTAATAgtattgtaaaaattattttttaattttttttttgtttagaaatgtattaaaataatagtttttatttttttaaaaaattatttttgacattagcacattaaaataatctgaaagcactaaaacaattaattcaaagcaaagaaaaaatatttaaatgattttaaaaatatatttttttaaaaaaacaaatatatcctaataaatttttttagggaAACAATAAATGGTTTTTACCTATGAGGTTAAGGCTAAGACCatataataagataaataaGGCATCTAAACCATTTAAACCATTTTTTGCAAGTGACATCTTCTTAAACATATTGATGACTTTAAAATTCTTTGCCTAAAAGCATGGGGCATGCATGATTAGAGGATATTAAGCAATGTagtagagattatttttttaaaatatttttttatttaaaaatgtgttaaaataattttttattattttttaaaaaattatttttgacattaacacttaaaaatgataaatgatgTGAAagtatcaaagaaaaattaatttaaagcaaataatttttttaaaaaatattttttaatttttttttgaaaaacaaaaacaatatatccaaataaattttttttaggaaaacattAAATGGTTTTTGCCTATGAAATTAAGGCTATAGACAACATAATAAGATGAATAAAACATTGAaacattgaaattattttttttcacgcGGCATCTTCTTAAACACAAAGGTGACTTGAAAATCTTTGTCCAAAAGTAAGGGGcacatattattaataaatgtcCAAATAAATTTAGAGAAGCAGTGTTTTGGCCACGTGGAGATTTGTAGAACACGGTAGCATCTTCTGCTTTTCATCAACGCTCAAATCAATATCCACGACTTTCTTTTCATCCTATGaacagataaatttaaaaatcacatgagtaaaaattatttttaaaaaaattattaaaaaaaaaaaaaaaggacaagaaaAACATGAGTAATAGATTTAAGTTcgtaattataaaaaagaacaagttGACTATAATATCCCCtctagaatataatttaatacTCCAGAATATAAgttgatgcaaaaaaaaatatttatcataaaaGTAACTAGgtagtatttttgtttaaaaatatattaaaataattttttttttaaatattttttatattaatatattaaaataattttaaaacatataattatttttttaaaaaatatttttaaaccacaacGGTGCAAccaaagaaaggaaagagagaatGTGTGGGCTATTGATGACCTTGACCAAGACTTGATGCTCTAAATAATTTCCATTGATCAAGACTTGCACTTCACGTGGAAGCTTAGGCATCTTTCATTTTAAACACCCTATCAGTAAGCGTCCAAAgagatttaatattatatatagagCAGTTGTGAAGTGAATGGATATTCAAAGTTAAATTACCCGCCAAATTCTCATTGCTCTCAATTATTACTTCCATACCCACTTCgatattatctttttttgtgATCATGCTGCTGATAAATCACGACAAGTcgtttcatcttctttttgtGCTTATTGTGCTTCTGTTGCTCATGAAACTTGCACCTGGGTTCTTTTCTGGAGTGAAAGGGGCAACTTTCGAGTGCATAGAGAGGGAGAGACAAGCCCTTCTCAAGTTTAAAGAAGACCTTATTGATGACTCTGGTCTTCTTTCAACCTGGGGaagtgaagaagagaagagggattGCTGCAAATGGAGAGGAGTTGGATGCAACAATCGAACTGGTCATGTTACTCATCTTGATCTGAGTGGCTTTAACCTTTCAATTATCGGTTCTTTCTCAGCTCTTTCTCTTGTAAACTCCTCTGAATCTCTTGCTATCGTTGATTTCTCTGATAACCAGCTTACATCTTCAATATTCTATTGGTTGGCCAACTTCGGTAACAGCCTTGTTGATCTTAACCTCTCAAATAACCATTTACAAGGTTCAATTCCAGATGCTTTCACAAACATGACTTCTCTTAGGACTCTTGATCTATCCAATAACCAATTACAAGGTGATTTGAGTTCATTTGGGCGTATGTGCAATTTAAATGTACTGAATATAAGTGAAAACAATCTCACTGGAGAGCTGCCTCAGTTGTTTCAAGACTGGCATGGATGCGTGGAGAGCTCACTACAAATTCTACAACTAAACGGAAATCAGCTTAAAGGTTCACTGCTAGACATCACAAGATTCACTTCCATGAGAGAGTTGGTGATTAGTAACAATCGATTAGATGGGAATGTTTCTGAAAGTATTGGAAGCCTATCTCAGCTCGAGAAATTGCATGTTGGAGGGAATTCCCTACAAGGTGTGATGTCTGAAGCTCACTTTTCAAATCTCTCCAAATTAACGGTATTGGATTTATCTGGTAACTCTCTAGCTTTGAAATTTGAGTCTAATTGGGCTCCTTCTTTTCAATTGATTCACATACTTCTTTCGTCTTGTGATCTGGGTCCTTGTTTCCCTCAATGGCTgcgaaatcaaaataatttaatgaagcTGCATATCTCGAACACGAGAATTTCAGATACAATCCCTAATTGGTTTTGGAACTTGTCGAATTCCAACTTGAAATACTTAAACCTTTCTCACAACAAGATGAGTGGAATTTTGCCAGATTTCTCATCAAAATATTCCAATATTCTAGAGATAGATTTGAGTTCCAACCAGTTTGAGGGTCCATTACCacttttttcatcaaatatcGCATCAACCTTGTTTCTCTCTTACAATAAGTTTTCAGGTCCAGCTTCTTTTCTATGTAATATTGAAAGTAATACCTTCATTGTCCTTGACCTCTCAAATAACCTGTTGACGGGATGGATTCCTGATTGTGTAATGAATTTCAGAAGTCTAGGTGTTTTGAATTTGGCCAGCAACAACTTTTCGGGTAAAATTCCCAGCTCCATTGGATTAATGCGCCATCTTCAAACATTAAGTTTGCATAATAATAGCTTTGTTGGAGAATTACCTTTGTCTTTGAGGAATTGTAGTTCTCTAGTATTTTTAGACCTGAGCTCAAATAAGTTGCAAGGAGAAATACCAGGTTGGATAGGAGAAAGGATGCCATCTCTGAAAATCCTTTCCCTACAATCTAATGGATTCAGTGGAAGCATACCGCCAAATCTTTGTCACCTATCAAATATTCGGATCTTGGACCTATCTCTAAACAATATCTCAGGAGTCATTCCAAAGTGCCTTAATAACCTCACTTCCATGGTTCAAAAAACAGAGTCAGAATATTTCCCTGCAAATAATGCTGTTCTTAGTACGCCTTACATGCCCCTTTACAAGCGGGATGGAGGTGGCTATGATATATATCAGAATAAGATCAGGGTTGGATGGAAAGGAAGAGAGGATGTTATGGAAACACACTAGGACTTTTGAGGATCATTAATTTTGCAAGAAATAAATTAACAGGTGAAATTCCAGAAGAAATAACAGGACTCTTACTGTTGCTTGCACTGAATTTATCCGGAAATAATTTGACTGGAGAAATCCCTCTAAAGATTGGGCAGTTGAAACAGTTGGAATCACTTGACTTGTCAGGAAACCAATTATCAGGAGTGATTCCCCTCACAatggtttttctaaattttctgGCTTTCTTGGACCTCTCCAACAATCACTTGTCGGGGAGGATTCCGACAAGCACTCAGCTGCAAAGCTTCAATGCTTGGTGCAGGTGTAAAGGGATGGGAGGAGGATTGACAGAATGGCTTGATGAAAAGATGAAGGAAGAGTGGGAAGTGATCACAGAATTAAGCAGAGAAAGAGATTAGAGAGCAAGAGAAGAAACAGAATtcaattgtatatatttttcacGTAACTGTAACTTGTTACAATTGCCTTTAATATAGGCATGCTGTGTAAATGACTTAACACGTGTTGTCTGTTATTGAAACGGTGCGTAAAACAGGAAGCGTGTGTAATGCATGTAAATAAAACGGTGCGTGTTGGGTGTAACAGAATTTCCAGCTGTTGTAACCGACTTTCCCTCCATTTGCTTTAGTTCGTTGGTTCTTCCTGCAACAAATCTCCGCCCTTCAAAACcaccttgtcctcaaggttgAAGGTTGGGAATCTGAGTTGAACTTCATCCATATATTCCCACGTTGCTTCTGCGGGTGAGAGTCCTTTCCAATGGATTAAAAACTGTGTAGCTGCTTGTGTTCCTCTTTTGATCATCCTTCGGTCTAAGATGACTTGGGGCTGTAAGATAGGCTCGCTAGGACTGTCAGGCAAACTGTGGTGAACCATTCGGTTTCCCCTGGTTCTTTTCAGGAGGGATACATGAAAAACGGGATGGATAGTGGATGATGATGGAAGGTTAAGTTGATATGCTACTTCCCCAATCTTTTTAATGATAGTATAGGGACCATAGTATTTGGCAGCTAATTTATGGTGCGGGTGAAGTATGGATTTCTGTTTGTAAGGTTGTAATTTTAAGTAGACAGAATCCCCTATATCTAAGACCCTATCACTTCTCTTTTTATTAGCCATTTGTTTCATGCGGTTCTGTGCTTTAGTAAGGTTTGCCTTTACTGTTAGCAGCAGTTGTTCTCTGGTGGTGAGGTAATGATCAACAGCTTCTAAGGGTGAGTCTTTTGGGAAGTATGGGATGTGTATGGGTGGATCAAAACCGTATAATATGTTGTAAGGGGTAGTCTTTGTGGCTGTATGGAAGTTTGTATTATACCACCACTCGCATAAAGCTAACCATTTGCACCATTGGGAAGGATTGTCTCCTGTCATGCATCTGAGATATCCTTCAATGCATCTGTTGACTACTTCAGTCTGGCCGTCGGATTGAGGGTGGTAGGCAGTAGAGTAATGAAGATTGACTCCTTGTAAGGCAAACAGTTCTGTCCAAAATTTACTAAGGAAAATAGAGTCTCGATCACTTACTATGGTTGCTGGCATTCCATGTAGTTTGTAGACTGTTTCCATGAAGGTTTTGGCTACTGTGGTGGCTGAGTATGGGTGTGAAAGTGCCATAAAATGGGCATATTTGCTGAACCGGTCTACCACAACAAATATAACCTCCTTGCCTTCTGATTTGGGAAGGCTGGTGATGAAATCCATACTGATGTCTGTGAAAGGTGCTGCTGGTACTGGCAGGGGTTGCAATAATCCAGGGATGGCTATGTTCTCTGTTTTGCAACGTTGGCAGGTGGGGCATTCTCTAACATATTGCCTAACCTGTTTCTGTTGCTTCCTCCAATATAGCAGGCCAGCAATCCTTGCTGTAGTGACTGTAGCACCTGAATGGCCACCGACTGGGGTATCATGATACATGGAGATGAGTTGCTGTTGAAGAGTTGTATTGTGTCCTACTACCAATTTTCCCTTCCTGAAGAGGCAGTTGTTGCTCCATTTATAGTGAGGGTGTGTGGCCGGATCCCTTATGATATCTTGAATGAGAGTCTGAAGCTTGTGATCCTCTTGCCAGGACTGTTTGATGCTTTCCAGTACTGGAGCTTCTAGTGTGGACAGTGTGAGAGCATTGAGTTCATTGCTGTTTATTCTGGAGAGGGCATCAGCAGCAATATTCTCCCTTCCACTACGAAATTCGATTTCGTAATCAAAGCCCAATAGTTTTGTGAGCCATAAATGCTGAGAGGGGAAGGATAATTTTTGATCCAGCAAATACTTTAAACTAacatgatcagttctgattttgAAGGACCTACCCCACAAGTATTGCTTCCATTTGTGCACTGCCATTAGAATAGCTAGCATTTCCCTCTCATAAGTAGATAACGACTGTTGTCTTGGTCCCAATGCCTTGCTGATGAATGCAATTGGATGACCCTCCTGCATGAGTACTGCTCCAATGCCAGCCCCTGAGGCGTCAGTTTCCACAATAAAAAGCTTGCTTAAATCAGGTAGTGCTAGGACTGGTGGGCTCATCATCTTCCTCTTGAGAGCTTCAAAGGCCACCGTTGCCTCTTGATCCCACCCCATTGCATCCTTTTTTAGCAGTTTAGTTAAGGGGCGACAGATAAGACCATAGCCTTTAATAAACTTGCGGTAGTACCCCGTGAGTCCCAGAAATCCCCTGAGTTGTTTAAGGTTCTGAGGTAATGGCCAGTTCTTGATGGCCTGTAGCTTTTCTGGGTCGGTTGCTACACCAGCCTTAGAGATAATATGGCCTAGGTACTCCACCCTATTATCACAAAAAACACACTTACTTTCTTTGGCCACCAACTTGTTCGACCGAAGCAGCTCAAAAACAGTTTGCAgatgagcttgatgctgttTGAAGGAGCAGCTGTAGATCAAGATATCGtcaaaaaatacaagaacaaaCTTTCTCAAATAAGTGCGAAACACCTCATTCATTAGGCTTTGAAAGGTGGCAGGAGCGTTAGTAAGGCCAAAAGGCATCACCAAGAACTCATAGTGGCCATTGTGTGTTCTGAAGGCAGTTTTATGGATGTCTTCTGCTTGCATTCGAATCTGATGGTAGCCCGAACGTAGATCAATCTTGGAAAAAACTGATGCTCCTGTCAACTCTTCCAGTAGCTCTTCGATCAAAGGAATgggaaatttgtttttgatagtCAGTCTGTTAAGAGCCCTGTAGTCTATACACAATCGCCAGGAGAGATCCTTCTTCTTAACCAATACCACTGGTGAGGCAAAAGGGCTGTGACTTGGCTGGACTGTTCCTGCTTCCAACATTTCTGATATTAAACCTTCCACCGTATCTTTTTGTAAGCTTGAATACCTGTAAGGACGAAGGTTGACAGGTTGAGCTCCTTCTTTTAAGGGGATGGTGTGATCATGAGGCCGGTTGGGAGGTAACCCAGTCATAGGAATGAAAATATCCTGATAGAATTGAAGTAGTTGCTGTAATGCTGTCTCTTCCTCTTTGTTGAGATTTGTTGCAGGCTTTGCTGTTGCCTTGTCCTGGGTATCTTGGACCATCCTCAAGCTGCAGAGATTGAGACCTGCAATGCTAGTCTTGTTGCTCAACAGACCACCCATTTGGCCGTATTGAATTGATTGCAGTTTCACTGGTGCCTCGCCCCTTAAGGTGGTATGTTGTCCATGCCATTCAAAACTCATCCACATGTTTTTGTAATTGCATACAATATCCCCCAGAGTAGCTAACCACTGGACTCCTAGGACCATGTCACAAGCCTCCAATTCCATGACAAACACGTCTGCCTCACAATGGATCCCTTGCATCTTCCATTTGAACTTTCTGCAAATAAAAGAGCATAACATTTTTCCCCCATTTGCAGCCTTAACAGTCACTGGTTTGATGGGGCTTAGAACACACTGAAGTTTGTTAGCAACCCAAGTATTCATGAAATTATGAGTGCTTCCCGAGtcaattaatatgaatattggTAGCTTGTCAACCTTTCCTGTTACCTTAAGTGTATAGCATCCTGGAATTCCTTCTAACGCATTCATGGAAATGTGGGGTTCTGTGTCTACCAGTTCCCTTGATTCCTGGCCAGCTTCAACCCCATCATCTGCATCACCTTCATCATCACCCACTAAGCATATGGAATAAAGTTTGCGTGTTCTGCATTTATGTCCTGGTGTGAATTTGTCATCACACCAAAAACACAAGCCCTTTGCCCTTCTGTCTTCCATTTCAGTGCTTCTAACATTACGGGTAGGCCTTTTCATTGGTTGTATTCCATTAGGTGTTTGAGGAGTGGGTAGTAGCCCTGGTAGACTAATGTGTTGAGGATTTGCTTCACTGAATTTATGAGGTTTGTAGGGAGAAGGTTGTGGGTTGGGAACTTGATTGCTGCCAAAAGGTGTAGTTGTCTGTTTGCCTGGCTGTTTATGTGCACTTTTGTAGAGATTTGTGTTTTCTTGTAAACGGGACAAATTATATGCTTGATTAAGGGACTTGGGCTCAAACATTTTAACCAAGTTCTTAATTTCTGTCTCAAGACccccaaggaaaaaaattaaggcaTACCTTTCATCAATCTCAGCTCTATTCCACAGGATATCGAAACTCCTGATATAAGTCTCCAAATCACCCTCTTGTTTTAGATCCTTCAGCTCTTCCAAGGGTTCTTTATGGCCACCGAACCTGCCACACAAACCTTGGACATACTCCTTCCATGTGACTAACTGGCCCCCCTTGCTTCTCATGAAATTCTGGTGCCAGTATAAGGCCGTCCCATCTAAGTAGTATGATGCCAATTTCAGCTTCTCTGCTTCAGGCACTTCTTCCATTTCAAAGAACTGATTACACTTGTACAACCATTTGTGTACATCTTCCCCATCAAAGGATGGAAAATCTCTTCTGGGTTTATGGAATTTGTAAGTTCCACTTTGTTGCCAATCATTTTTGTACAACACGCCCTCCTGGTTGCTGTGGTGATACTCCTGGTTGGAGCTGGTTTCTCCTGCTGGTAATTGTAGTTTCTGGAGTAGGGTATTCTGCTGAAGAGAAATGCCTGCAATGAGCTCTTCCAATCTTACTAGGCGTGTATCGCTAGACAGCTGCTGCTGTCCTTGATGTTCTAGCAATCTGACCATCTTGTCATTCCATATATCTTGCTCCTTGTTAGCTGTTGCTATTGTTCCTTCCAGTTTTTTAATATCTTGAGACCTAGTTTCATGTGTCATGGTGTAGGTCCGAAGATgttggctctgataccacttggtGCAGGTGTAAAGGGATGGGAGGAGGATTGACAGAATGGCTTGATGAAAAGATGAAGGAAGAGTGGGAAGTGATCACAGAATTAAGCAGAGAAAGAGATTAGAGAGCAAGAGAAGAAACAGAATtcaattgtatatatttttcacGTAACTGTAACTTGTTACAATTGCCTTTAATATAGGCATGCTGTGTAAATGACTTAACACGTGTTGTCTGTTATTGAAACGGTGCGTAAAACAGGAAGCGTGTGTAATGCATGTAAATAAAACGGTGCGTGTTGGGTGTAACAGAATTTCCAGCTGTTGTAACCGACTTTCCCTCCATTTGCTTTAGTTCGTTGGTTCTTCCTGCAACAATGCTTCACAATTTACCGGTAACCTTGCATTGTGCGGGAAGCCACTCTTACAGAAATGCCCTGGAGATGAGACGAATCAAAGTCCACCTGCTAATGATGACAACCGAGGCAAAGAAGTCGTTGCTGATGAATTCATGAAATGGTTTTGTACTGCTATGGGAATTGGTTTTAGTGTATTCTTTTGGGGAGTATCAGGTGCTTTACTGCTAAAACGTTCCTGGAGACATGCCTATTTCCGGTTCTTGGATGAATCATGGGACTGCGCAAGGCACGACTTCAACGAGCCTTTCAGAGGCTGCACGAGCACGTTCTTGCATAGAAGGATTGCAAGGTAATATGGTTATTCACatatcttttcctttctttttatattgaagACTAATGGTTCGTTTTCGCGGTTTCTGGTTTTCCCCCTCCATTTATACCAGGAGCTGCAGCTGGGTGCATAACAGGTCCTCTTTGTCCAATGAGTTCGTATTGTTAGTGCACGTGTTTGCTGGAGCTACATCGTCCTTTACCTTGGCAACTTCATCATCGtctactactactagtaccaAAGCTGGAGTTTATTCTGCAACgtttcttttcaaattatttatcttaATCTTGTTTGAATCTGTAGAATTTAAACTTATCTTGGATAAAGGAGATGATGGTtgttgtcgcaccccaaaaaaaacgaaaataaaaaaattttgttttgcgacattcgactggcgactttcgttttgttctgttttgctgatttggttatttatatatgaaaaggaaacaacaatatattttttttaaaaaaaacttttcggattttttttttaaatatatgtacatgcataatataatataataatataatataataatataataaatatataaatatatatattaagtgggctgggccggcccaactaa
The sequence above is drawn from the Populus alba chromosome 15, ASM523922v2, whole genome shotgun sequence genome and encodes:
- the LOC118057174 gene encoding receptor-like protein EIX2, producing the protein MLLINHDKSFHLLFVLIVLLLLMKLAPGFFSGVKGATFECIERERQALLKFKEDLIDDSGLLSTWGSEEEKRDCCKWRGVGCNNRTGHVTHLDLSGFNLTSSIFYWLANFGNSLVDLNLSNNHLQGSIPDAFTNMTSLRTLDLSNNQLQGDLSSFGRMCNLNVLNISENNLTGELPQLFQDWHGCVESSLQILQLNGNQLKGSLLDITRFTSMRELVISNNRLDGNVSESIGSLSQLEKLHVGGNSLQGVMSEAHFSNLSKLTVLDLSGNSLALKFESNWAPSFQLIHILLSSCDLGPCFPQWLRNQNNLMKLHISNTRISDTIPNWFWNLSNSNLKYLNLSHNKMSGILPDFSSKYSNILEIDLSSNQFEGPLPLFSSNIASTLFLSYNKFSGPASFLCNIESNTFIVLDLSNNLLTGWIPDCVMNFRSLGVLNLASNNFSGKIPSSIGLMRHLQTLSLHNNSFVGELPLSLRNCSSLVFLDLSSNKLQGEIPGWIGERMPSLKILSLQSNGFSGSIPPNLCHLSNIRILDLSLNNISGVIPKCLNNLTSMVQKTESEYFPANNAVLSTPYMPLYKRDGGGYDIYQNKIRVGWKGREDVMETH